The Methanomicrobiales archaeon HGW-Methanomicrobiales-1 genome includes a region encoding these proteins:
- a CDS encoding nucleotide-binding protein: MDFSEAADRISRKFLKSGQTVDPKKIEGKLRRLIEEFGVQPSEAERSVTNELNKEFNIPTMGTGGSAGTGSSGTAEKKIADAAPGEWVTIEGKIVALAAPASPAIAQGGVIADDSGAIRFVAWAKANAPAMAQGSWYRIESAVVDEFKGIASLKIHSGTTIKEIEEDRALMPSTVPISGLHPGIGSIRAKVVQEWDASHERMLQSGLLGDETGTIKFVIWKEPGKESLTPGSVYNIFYAQVDEYNGRLSLNLNTAMVMQEEGDIAVSGGEAAVSGAIVHVAPGSGIIKRCPVEGCNRALSRQNYCPVHEIQPKFTYDLRIKGWLDDGEKTHSILLQRDVVESLTGISLAAAQEIAENNPLGMDEVFLQMRDKVLGRYITCHGREIENRVLVNKCEPVTFESEKHTALLNRAGGAS; this comes from the coding sequence ATGGATTTTTCCGAAGCAGCAGACAGAATCTCCCGTAAGTTCTTAAAAAGCGGACAGACCGTTGATCCCAAGAAGATCGAAGGCAAACTCCGCAGACTGATCGAGGAGTTTGGCGTCCAGCCATCAGAAGCAGAACGCAGCGTGACCAATGAGCTCAACAAGGAGTTCAACATCCCCACGATGGGGACTGGCGGAAGCGCCGGCACTGGCAGCAGCGGGACAGCAGAGAAGAAGATCGCAGATGCGGCACCCGGCGAGTGGGTTACGATCGAAGGCAAGATCGTGGCACTCGCAGCTCCCGCATCACCCGCGATTGCCCAGGGGGGCGTTATAGCCGATGATTCCGGTGCCATCCGCTTTGTCGCATGGGCAAAGGCGAATGCACCGGCCATGGCACAGGGGTCCTGGTACCGGATCGAGTCTGCAGTCGTAGACGAGTTCAAAGGTATCGCGAGCCTGAAGATCCATTCCGGCACCACGATCAAGGAGATTGAAGAGGACCGGGCACTCATGCCCTCGACCGTACCGATCAGCGGACTGCACCCGGGTATCGGAAGCATCCGGGCAAAGGTAGTCCAGGAATGGGATGCCTCCCATGAACGGATGCTCCAGTCCGGCCTGCTGGGCGATGAGACCGGCACGATCAAGTTCGTGATCTGGAAAGAGCCGGGCAAGGAAAGCCTGACACCGGGTTCGGTATACAATATTTTCTATGCACAGGTGGACGAGTACAATGGCAGGCTCTCGCTGAACCTCAATACCGCGATGGTCATGCAGGAAGAGGGCGATATTGCGGTGAGCGGGGGCGAAGCTGCAGTCAGTGGCGCCATCGTTCATGTCGCACCCGGCTCCGGCATCATCAAGCGCTGCCCGGTGGAAGGGTGCAACCGTGCCCTCTCACGTCAGAACTACTGCCCCGTGCACGAGATCCAGCCGAAATTCACCTATGACCTGCGGATCAAGGGATGGCTTGACGACGGCGAAAAGACTCACAGCATCCTGCTCCAGCGCGATGTGGTGGAGTCGCTCACGGGCATTTCCCTTGCTGCGGCACAGGAAATTGCCGAGAACAACCCGCTGGGCATGGACGAGGTTTTCCTCCAGATGCGGGATAAGGTGCTCGGCCGCTACATTACCTGCCACGGGCGCGAGATCGAAAACCGCGTTCTCGTCAATAAATGCGAGCCGGTGACATTTGAAAGCGAAAAACATACGGCACTTCTCAACCGGGCCGGGGGTGCATCATGA
- a CDS encoding nucleic acid-binding protein, which yields MGRKEGSFEREPARRVFASELRECRYQFKDGEDEKSPTFVLLPTGERSNRIFIVGTLTEKTRQGDQNIFYRGRVVDPTGTFFIMAGSYQPEAMQQLAKIETPAFVAVIGKPSLYRKDEASAPMVSVRVESINVVDKETRDLWVLDTAERTLDRIEAFAAGTAPDVIKAKEQYPTIDPVTFRKIAYDALAQIKM from the coding sequence ATGGGAAGAAAGGAGGGGTCGTTCGAACGCGAACCGGCACGCCGGGTATTTGCCAGCGAACTGCGGGAATGCCGGTACCAGTTCAAGGATGGCGAGGACGAGAAGAGCCCTACGTTTGTCCTGCTCCCGACCGGGGAACGCAGCAACCGGATCTTCATTGTCGGCACGCTGACCGAAAAGACACGGCAGGGAGACCAGAATATTTTCTATCGCGGCAGGGTCGTAGATCCGACCGGGACCTTCTTTATCATGGCTGGCAGTTACCAGCCCGAGGCAATGCAGCAGCTGGCAAAGATAGAGACGCCGGCCTTTGTCGCGGTCATCGGCAAGCCGAGCCTGTACAGGAAGGACGAGGCCAGTGCACCGATGGTATCGGTCCGCGTGGAATCGATCAATGTCGTGGACAAAGAGACCCGGGATCTCTGGGTGCTTGACACGGCTGAACGCACGCTGGACCGGATCGAGGCTTTCGCCGCAGGCACTGCACCGGATGTTATCAAGGCCAAAGAGCAGTATCCCACGATTGATCCGGTGACCTTCCGGAAGATTGCGTACGATGCGCTGGCCCAGATCAAAATGTAA